The sequence ACATCTTCCTGTATATGATACGTGGGCTCGGCTCTTTGTCACACTATTTTGTGACCGGCGATGCGAGGATCACCCCACGTAAGTCGACTGTCCTCTCTGGTTTCGGGGTCGCGTGTAGGCCTCTTAACAAGTCTTTACAAATTCGCCGACTGGCTGAACCCGTAGGAAGGGTACGTGGATGCGATGGGATTGCCTGGCCGTTCTGGCGAAACTTTCGTCCGACGGCAAGCAGAACGAGTGAGGACAAGGGATAATCGGCGTGAGCGGCGGCAAGCCACTCGCAGCGGCATCACCAGCGGCGTAGACAGCTGGATTCGAGATGCTTTGTAGATACTCATTCACACTGACGCCGCGCTCTTCCGTCTGAACGCCAGCGGCGGCGAGATTCAAATCGTCAATCTCCGGAACACGACCGGCGCCGTGAACCACCAAATCCGCCTCAAACACCTCTCGTTCGCCGACCGTTGAAACATGGACCGAAAGCTTGTCATCGGATTTCTCGACCGACACGACTGCCTTTCCGACTTCCACTCCTACGCCGAGTCGTTTCGTCCTCTCCACCAATTGCCCGACCAGATCGGGATCAAATACCTCCAAGGGGTGCTGCCCACGGTGCAGAATCGTGACTTCGGCCCCTGCCCGTGCCGCAACATGAGCGAATTCGAAAGAGATGTATCCGCCACCAATGAAAACGATGCGTCGAGGTAATTCTTCTAGCTCTAGAAACCGATCGCTTGTAGTGACGTATTGCTCTCCAGGAATACCCAACTTCCGCGGCATCGCCCCGGCAGCAACAACTACCTTGCGGCCTTCTAATACGTCCTCTCCAACCCCGACGGCTGTGGAGTCCACGAAGCGTGCGCGCCCCGGAAGGCTGCAACACCTGCCTTGGCAAAGCTTCGCTCGCTGTTTTTCGGTACAGGATCGGTGAACGAGCGCTTGAACCGCATCAATTCTGACCAGTCGATTCGCGTGTTCTCAGAGCGGACGCCTCGCCCGTTCATCCTCTGAACCCAATCGACGACTTCAGCTACACCTACGAGCACTTTCTTGGGATCGCATCCCCGCAAGGCGCACGTTCCTCCGAAAGGGCGCGAATCAATGATGGCGACGTCCCAGCCGGCGGAACGGCACTCGTGGGCGACCGTCGAAGCTGCCGAGCCAGTCCCGATTACAATGAGATCGAATTGTTTTTTCACGACTTGAGTTCTCCCGCGGACTTGATTTGACTCCGGGGTTGATGGGCAGTGCAGCTCAACGAGACGCAGGAAGCGTCTCAGCCACACGTTTCTTCGCTTCTTGAATGGCGCGCGTAATGTCGCCCAGGCAGCAAGTCCCGCTGGGATTCTTGACCTCGCAGGCACAAAAACCGCCTTGCACCTCGGCCTTGATCTCGTCCTGCACCGAGGTTTTACCGTTGGCCTCGATATCCCGGCGGATGTCTTCGCGGCTGTAGTCGAAGCAATAGCAGAGCGGAATTGGATCCGCCGTCTCCTTGTTTCCCACTCGCACTTTCAGATCCGGTTTGTTAAACACGGCTTGATCGGAGAAATAAACAACCTCACAGTCCGCCGTGCGGCAAAAGGAATAGGCCACCGATGCCGGCACGCGCGTGTGATCTCGAACCAGGCTCTTGACAGTCAACACCGCTACAGCCTTCCCCTTTTTGCCACATGAGGGGCAGACCTCTGGCATGCTCGTCGGCGGCGAGCATGTTCCGTCCTTCGTCGTCGAACAGCAACCGGACATTACTTTTTCTCCTGACTCGATTCTTTGAATCCCGTCTTATTGATGGCTTCGCGGAGTTGTTGCTCATTGGTCTGTTCGTCATCGTACACAACAGTCGCGAGTCCCTTTTCGTGACTGACGTCGGCCCTTTTTACGCCTTTGACTTTCGTTAATGCGCTCTTGACACTGACGGCGCATGCGCCACAGGTCATACCGCTGACCTTGATCTCCGTCTTCACATCTTTGGCGAAGGCAGAGCCAGCAAAAAGAAGCAAAAGAAACAGCGTAGTAAGTGATTTCATTAGATGTGTTCTCCTCCTTGGATCGGATGGGCGCGGTAGCCCGCGTCTTGAATAGCTTGTTCAAGCTGCGCGATGGTGACCTTGCCGGCATCGAACTCGACCGTCGCCCGTTTCTGTTCGTATGAGACGATGGCGCTCTGAACACCGTTTAGATCCTTTAGTTTTTTCTGGATGGCCGTCGCGCAGGCTGTGCAATCCATGCCTTCGACGGCAAAGCTGGCACGGTCAGCGCGTGGCGCGGCGGCCGTCGTTTCCGGAGCTTTGCTCGACAGGAGCAACTCGGCAACGGGTCCCGAATAATAGGGAAACGCCGCCACGATGAGCACGACCGCCGTAGCGATCCACAACCCGATGCGACCTCTCCTGTTTGTCGCCGGTTTTTCGCATACTGATCCCGGTTCGCAAGCTTGCTTCGGTTTGCGGTAAGCGAAGTAGAATCCCAGTCCCAACAACAGGAACGTAATTCGCAACAAGTAAGGGCGCCAAGCGGCGAAGAACGCTGATGCGCCCACGATTCCAGCTCCTGCCAGTGCAAACACAATGGGCAGGATGCAGCAGAGGCTGGCTGCAATCCCTGCCATCAACGATGCTCCGATAAAGGCCTTGTCCTTCATTTTCCTTTTCTCCCAAGCGTCCGGCTACGGACTCCGAGTTCATTCGCTTTGGTGATCACTACAACTCGCTTCGATTCGCTCTCTAACGTTTCGCAGCTATCCAAGGCGGGAGCATATTTCGCAAGGTGTTTCTCAATTCCGGTGAGGACTGGTCGGAGGTCCGAATTGAGCCGATAGACTTTGTTCTTGCCATTCCATGCCCATTCCACAAATCCGCAATTCAGCAGGCAGGCCAAATTGTGCGAAATACGGCTCTGCTCGATCCCGAGCTTTTCGACCATCTCGTTCACATAGTGCGGCTTATCTCTAAGCAATTGCACAATTGAGAAACGGGTCTGGTTGGAGAGAGCGCGGAAGAACTCACGATAAAGTCTGGCCTCCAAGATAACCTCCAAATGATATGACACTGATTGCATATGAAAAGTTTCACATATTCACTGCTCCTGTCAACTCTGGAAACCGGGGCCGGGCAGGCCGGGGGTGAGTAGCAGGGGGAAGCGGAATCTCCGGAATTGTCCACAAGCTTTTTTCGAGCTCCCGCCACGTCCGTGATCCCGCCCAGCTAGAGATTCCTGCTAGCGCGGGAGACTTCTTGATCCCACCCCACGGGCATGGCGCGAGCCCTGCCTCGCGCTTTAAGCCCCCATCCGGAAGGCCCTCAGCGACTTATATCTAAATGGAATAAATCCGCCCAAGAAGATATAAATCACCTCCGCAATTCTGGCTTAGCTTCTCCCAGTCACGCAGCCCGCGATGGTTGCGAACTGAACGGAGGAGTTTCAGCCCAATGCAGCCAGACCACACCACTAAAACCAACTTCCGCTTCTCATGGACGCGCCTACGAAAGTTCGTCCCTCTACTGCTGCTCGATCTCCTGATCCCGTCCGCCGCCAACGCCCAAGGCACCGGCAGTTCTCCATGGGAAAACGCAGTCAACGTCCTTAAGACCGCCTTCACCGGTCCCATCGCCACCGGGCTTTCGCTGGTGGCCATCGTCGTCGGCGGCCTGATGTTCGCCTATGGCGAAGGCCAGTCCAAGCGCATGCTCGCCGGAATCGTCTTCGGCGTCGGCATGGCCATTGGAGCCGTGAACTTCATGGCGTGGCTGTTCCCATAAACCAGCAGAAAAGGAGGTGATGCGCCATGGCAAAGGGCGGTTCACGACAGGAGTATCGGCACAGCAAGGTGTTCAAGGCGATGAACCGCCCGTTGACCATCCTCGGGGCAGAACGGCGGCTGTTTTTTGTCGCGTTGATCTCAGGAGGCGCGATCTTTTCGCTCATGCATTCGCTGTTCGGCGGAATTCTGCTCTTTGTGGTGGGCGTGATTGCCGCGCAGCGGGCGACCAAGTATGACGTGGAGATCCTGCCGGTGCTGCTGAATTCTACCAAGTTCCGCAGGCGCTATGACCCGATGAAATGGCAGCCGGTAGAGATACGAATCGCGAGGCACGATGTTCAAGGTTGAGCACATCACGAAAGACTGGAAAGAAGCCGGATCGTTGCAGGCGCATATCAACCTGTACGGCTTCTGGGACGAACACGCGTTTCTGACCAAATCCGGCGACCTCGGGGCGGTGCTCAAGATCGGCGGGATTGATTACGAAAGCCTCGACCACTCCGGACGGGATTGTGCAGTGAAGCGCCTGGAAGCCGCCTTCCGCAGCCTCGATGACAAGACGCGGCTCTATCAGATCATGTTCAAGCACAACCAGCCTGAGATTGCGCACGCGGATTACGAGAACCCCCTGGTAAGCGCAGCCGTGGAACAGCGCGCCGAGTTTCTCCGGTCGAAGGCCGACCGGCTCTACTCAGTCGAGATCTTCTGGGTGGTGATGATAGATGGCAACTATGCCAAGAACGGCTTCCTGCAGGCGCTCTCACAGCTTCCGCGCGATCCGCTCCGTTCCGTCGAACGAATCAAGACACTCTTTGCCAGCAACCAGCAACGGACATTGCTCTATGAGCAGATCGAGCGCGACCGGCTCTTGCTCCAACAGAAGATCCAGAGTTTGAGTGGGCAGCTCAGCGACCTGACGCAGGTCGAGCTGCTAGGGGCGGAGAAGACCTTCCGGCTTGTCCGGCGTCTCGTCAACTTCCGCCCCTCCAAGATTCAGGATGCGCGGCTGCACGGGCCGCGCTTCCTCGACTGGCAGGTGTGTGATTCGGAGCTGGAGGCCCATCGCGGTTACTTGCGTCTGGACGACTACTTCGTTCGCGTCCTGACGCTGAAAGAGTTGCCGAGCGAGACGCATCCTTTATTACTAAACGGGCTGCTGGACATCCCTGCGAACTTCCATGTTGTGACCGAGTGGCACTCCGTCGAGAATGCGGTGGCCCGCAAGGAGATCAATAAGCGCCGCCGCCACTACCACAACTCCAAAACCAGCTTTCTCTCCAATCTTCAAGACCACCAGAACGCCGGGCCGCGCGACGAACTGGTGGATGACTCGAAGGAGGCCGCCGTCGCCGAGTTGGGCGATGCGCTGACGGCACTCGGCATGGAAGGAAAGTCGTTCGGCGAGTTCACGCTCTCGGTCGTGATCTACGACGAGGACCGTCTGAAGGTGGAGCACGCCATTGCGGATTTCCAGAAACTGTTCACCACGCACGATGGCCTGCTGTACGAAGAACGCTACAACCTGCTCAATGCATACTTTGCCACCGTACCCGGCAACCGGCAGTTCAATCTCCGCAAGCAGTGGGCGCTGAACTCGAATTACGCCGACCTGTCTTTTCTATTCACCGTCGATACCGGCAAGACATGGAACGCCCACCTGGAGCGGGAGTTTCTTGCCGTCCTCGAAACCGCGCACGGTGCGCCCTACTATCTGAATCTCCACAGTGGCGATGTGGCGCACACCCTGGTGCTCGGCGCGACCGGCACGGGCAAGAGCTTCACGTTGAACTTCCTGATCCAGTCGCTACAGAAATATCAGCCACTGACATTCATCTTTGATCTTGGCGGCAGCTACGAGACGCTGACGCGCGGCTTCGGCGGGACATACCTGAACGTCGGATTGAAGAATCCCGGTTTCACCATCAATCCGTTCTCACTCGACCCAACGCACGAGAATCTTAACTTTCTGTATCTGTTTGTGCGGGTTCTGATCGAAGCCAATGGCCGTTATGAACTGACACCGGATGATGAGAAGGCACTATTCGCCGCGATTGAGCGCGCCTATAAGCTGCCGCAGGAAATCCGCACGCTCTCAAACTTCGCGTCCATTCTCGGGCCGCTGGGAGAGCGGCTCCATCGTTGGACGCAAACTGGACAATTCGGGTACCTGTTCGACAACGCAGAAGACACGCTGACCTTTTCGCGCTTCCAGACCTTCAACTTCGACGGGTGGAGCGATTATCCCGACATCCTCGAACCTTTGCTCTTCTATATATTACAGCGTGCTTCGTCGGAGATCGAGAGGCCGGAGAACGCCGCTACCTTCAAGGCCTTCGTCATCGACGAGGCGTGGATCTTCCTGAAGAACCGCACGATCCGCGACTGGATCACACGAGCCGAGAAGACCTGGCGTAAGAAGAATGCAGCGATGATCCTGGCCACGCAGTCGGTCGTGGAGCTACAGGCGTCGGAGATGCTGCACGTCGTCAACGAGTCATGCCCGACAAAGATATTTCTTGCGAACCCAAACATCGACCGCAAGCTGTACGCCGAAATCTTCCAGTTCAACGATACACAGCTTGAGCTGCTCGAAAGCCTTGTACCCAAACGCGATCTATTGCTGATCCAACCCGGCAGTACCAAGAAGCTGGTGCTCGAAGTCGATGCGCTCAGCTACTGGGTCGCTACCAACAACGCCCGCGACAACCTGCGCAAGCAGGAGTATTTCGCCCGCTACGGCGCAGAGGAGGGACTGCTGCGCCTTGCCCAGGACTATCCCAACCCCCAATCCAAGGAGACGAAAGGAATCCGATGAAGACACGCATTTTCGCATCGTTGCTGTTGCTGGCGGCCACGAGCGGCTTCGCCCAGCAGACCGCCCGCGTGGTGAGGTACCACACGAACGACATCGTCAGTGTGCGCGCCAAGATGCGCTACACGACGCTCATTCAGCTTCCGGCGACGGAGAAGATTCTGGAGGTTGCCACTGGCGACAAGGACTTCTGGATCATCGATGCCACCGGCAACTACTGTTTCCTGCATCCGGCCAAGGAAGCTATCCATTCGAATCTAAACCTGATTACCGACAAGGGCAGCGTGTACTCGTTCACGCTCGACGAGGTAGAGGCCGGCGATCCCGATCTCAAAGTCGTGATCGAGCCATCGGACGCCTCTTCAGTTGCCGCTGTCAGCGGCTTGGCGAAGTTTGTTTCCGCATCGGAGGTCGTGGCAGCACAGGCCCAGGTTCAGGCCGCCCAGGCTCACGCCGCGCAGGCCGTCGAGCAGTTCCGCGCGGAATATCCCACGAAGAGCCTGAAGTTCGATTACAGCTATCGCAACGACAAGCCGTTCAATGTGTCCGCTATGTACCAGGACGGCCAGTTCACCTACATCAAATCGTCGGCCACGGAAAAGTTCTCGATCTACGAGGTCAAGGACGGCAAGCCCGACCTCATCAACTTTCAATTGAAAGACGGAACCTACGTGATTCCCAAGGTGATTGACCACGGTTATCTCGAAATCGGCAAGCATCGGCTCGCCTTTGAGCGGGCGGCGCAGTAGGAGAGGGCAATGACAGCCGAAAAACCGACTCTTGCAGCAGATACTGTTGAGCCGCCGTCCTCTGAGGTCCCGGAGCTACGCGACCGGCGCCCGAAACCGGAGGGCGTTGTGCCAAAGCAGAGCCAGGCTTACGTCATCGCCGGATTGGCGGTACTGATTCTGCTGGCAGTGATGTTCTCCAACAATCGCGCCAAGCCTGCCGCGAAGCCGAGCGCCGCGGCTCCGGCGGTCTTCTCCAGCGACGCGAATCAGCGCAACATCGACGACCTGAAACGCGACCTGACGGAAGAACAGCGGAAGAGCGAGCAACAGGCGCAGTCGCAGAAAGCTGCTGGTGCTGGAGCTTCGTCACTACCAGGCGGCGCGACGCAGCCAGGCGCAACCACAAATAATAATTCCCAGCCCCCAACCGAGCCGCCGCGTGATCCAGTGAAGGACGCAGAGCGTGCTTTGAACTTCAAAGCGCGCTTCGCGTCGAACCTCGTCCCCGTCAGTGATGCTACTGCGCATTCGGCGGCCACTCAATCGCTCGCGCTCGGGTGCTCTTTGGAAGGGGACCGGACGACGAGCGCTCCTGCGACCGCTGTACAGAGTGCTGGCGCGACACAACAAAATGGAGCGCCCACGAAGCGCGCACCTGAAGTGAGCGTCAACTCCGCCTACGGTCAGCCCTACGTCTTGTTCGAGGGAACGACGATCGACACGGCACTGGTGAATCGCCTTGATGGTGAATTCTCCGGCCCGGTGAAGGTCATGGTCACTAACCCGGTCTACAGCCAGGACCGACAGCACGTGCTCATCCCCGAAGGGACATTCATCCTTGGCGATGTGCAGAAAGTCTCTGGCTTCGGACAGAAACGCTTGGCGATTGTCTTCCACCGGATGCTGATGCCGGACGGCTACTCCGTCGATCTCGATCAGTTCCATGGCCTCGACCAGGTCGGCGAGACCGGCCCGAAGGACAAGGTCAACAACCACTACCTCGAAGTCTTCGGCGCTTCGATCGCGCTCGGCATCATCTCGGGTACGGCGGAAGCATCCACCAACGGCGGCTATAACCAGAGCGGCTCCGATATGTACCGGCAAGGCGTGGCATCGAGTTTGTCGCAGGAGAGCGCCCACGTCCTTGATCGCTTCATCAATGTTCCGCCGACTCTCACCATTCGCGAGGGCCATCGGATCAAGGTCTATCTGACGCAGGACTTGCTCCTGCCAGCGTATGAGAACCACACGATTCCGCCCAACATCTGAGCGGTGAACCGCAACCACCAACGATAACTGAGCCGGCCACGGCTGGCGAAATGGAGAATTCGATGAAATCAGGAAGGCTTTGCTGGCTTGTTTTTGTGTTTTCCGCATTACTCGCACCAACTGCGCACGCGCAGTGGGCGGTCTTTGATGCGAGCAACTATGCCAACGCCGTCGAGGAGTTCAAGCAGTTGCAGCAAATGTACACGACGGCCAACCAAACCCGCGACCAGATCATTCAGGCGTACAACCTCGCCTACCAGATGTCGCGGATGCCGCAGAACCTGTATCAGCGGTACAAGTCCGACTTCTCACAGTGGACGAATCTTTCCGCCCCGAACACCTACGGCAACACGTCAGCCTGGATCGATGCCCTGAATCTCGGCAGTCCGAGCCGCGCCACGGCGGCCTACAACAACGCGGTGATCCAACCGCAGACCTATCCGGGCAGCAGCCTCGCTGCTCAAGACTCGCTGACGCAGGCGGCGATCAAAAATCAGTACGCCACATCGGAGCTGGGCCAGGGCACGATCACCGGTACGCTGTCCACCCTAGGCACTGTGCGGTCAAACTCCGAGGCCTTCGCCCAAAAGCTCGCCAACCTCGAATCGGACACCTATTCGACCGATCCGAGCCAGCAAACCGAGATGGCCGCGCTCGGCAAGATCAACACGGCCACACTCCTGCAAATCCATTCGCAGCAGGACACCAACCAGATCCTTGCCGCGTCCGTTGCGCAGCAAACTCTGGCCGAGAAGCAGCGTATGGACGAGCAGAACCGGCTCATCAACCAGGCGATTTACTTCCAGCAGAACTTTCCGAGCACCATGCAGCGCGTCACCGGCGGTGTGAGCAATTCAATCCAGTCGATTTCGCTGAGCACGAATGGAAGGTAACGATGAATCAGAATCCATTCACATTTCTCGGCCAGGCTATCAGCCAGTTGCTCACTACCAAGAGCGCCGCCATTCAAGCGATGGGCCTGAATATGTTTCGCGGCTTGGCAGTGATCCTGATCGTCTGGTTCGGGGTGAAGGCCGCCCTGTCCGCCGCGCACGGACACGGCGGTTTCAACTTTGCACGATTTGCCGACCTGATCCTTCTGATCTCGTTCGGCCTTGGAATGCTGACCTACTACTCGACGCCAATTCCGGGCGTCGGGTACAGCTTCAGCGACCTGATCACTCAGGAGACCTTGCAGATCGCCGGACAGATCGAGTCCGACCAGACCCAGCAGATCGCCGATGCCGTGGTGAATGCCGAGGAGCAGCTCGGCAGCCCGCCCGGTATCTTCAGCTTCCACGAGTCGCTGACCTTTATCGTCATGGCCATTGCGCTGGCGGCGATGCAGGCGACGGCATTCGCGATCATCGCCTACGGCTATGTCGCATCCGCCGTCTGCGTGCTGTTGGGGCCGATCTTCATCCCGTTCTTCATCGTGCCGAAGATGGACTGGCTCTTTTGGGGCTGGTTCAAGGCATTCATCGGCTTCAGCTTCTATCAGGTCATCGCCTCGGCCTTTATCTATGTCTTCGCCAAGGTGCTCACGGCGATGTTTCAGGTCATCGGCAAAATCAGCATCTCGAATGCGTTGACCGTCCTGCCCGCCCTCTTTATCACCCTTATGGTCTGCATCTACGGGCTGGCCAAGATACCGGAGCTGACAGGCGCGATTCTCAGTGGCCACGCCGGAACCTGGATCAATCCCATGGGGAGCTAACGCCATGAAGAATACTTCGTTTCAAACGTCGGAAGCCGGGCACAAGTTCATCGAGCTATATGCGGAGTCGATGGTCACGAACACCTACCTGAAGGTTGCTCTGCTGGTGCTCTCCGTCGTCGTGCTCACTTTGCTCACGCTTCTCTGGCGAGCCGAGACGGCTGCCTCCCGGATGAAGCCGCTGATCATCTCCATCTCGGACCTCGGGCGCGGCCAGGTAATGAACTATGACGATTTCTCGAAGATCCCCGTTGACCGCGTGAGCAAATATTATCTTGCCCGCTGGTGCCAGCTTTACTACGGCCGCAATCACGCGACATTGCAGCGGGACTTCTCACAGTCGCTCGATTTCTTCTCCAGCCAGTTGCAGTCCGCCACTCTTCAGCGGGTTAACCAGCAGAAGACCTTGCAGACATTCCTGCTCGATCCGAGTGCGCCGGACGTGGACATCGAGATCGACGCCGTCAATCTTATCGACCTGCGTCAGCCGCCTTACAGCGCGCAGATTCAGTTCGAGAAAGTCTTCCGCTCACCCGGCGATGGAGCCGAACAGCGAAGGGAACGCTGGACCGCGAATGTCATTTATAGCTTCCGCGATTCAGTACCGAACGCCATGCTCCTCACCAATCCGCTCGGCCTCGTCATCAGCTACGTACACGAAGACCAGGCGTTCGGGAGTTAAAAATCATGCGACCGAAAAAACCCATCCTGCTTTACTGCGCCGACCGCGAACTGCTCTCGATGATGGCCTTCGCGCTGCGCCTCCATCCCTACGATGTCACGGCAGTCGAAGATAGCCGAAACGCTGCAGCGCTCATGATGACAGGCAATACGGAGCTTGTCTGCGGCATTCTGATCCACGCGCAGCAGGGCGACCTCGCAGGCAGGTTGATTCATCGGCTGCTCGAAGTGGATCTGCATGTGCCCGTGTTGCTGGTGGACCGCGCCGGCGATCTCGCACCCGTCCGCTATGCAGACATGGTGCTGTATGGCCGCAATACCTCGATGGAGCACATCCTGGGTGCCCTCGCTGTGCTCTGCGCGCGGAAGCGCGGACCACGGAGTGCGGCATGAGTGATCTAGTTCTTTCAGGCAGCCAGTTTGAGCTTAGGCCGAAGGCCAAGCCGCGAAGCGATGGTCAGCAGCGTATCCAGGGAGAAGTCTTTCCATTCGCCGCGCTTGATCTTCGAAACGCGCGGCTGCGAGATACCCAACTCTCTGGCGGCTACTGCCTGTGTCCAGCCTTTGGCCGCGATGCGTTTCTCGATCCGGATCATTACCTCCGTGCGCATCTTGAGGATGGCCGCTTCATCTTCATCAAAGCCGAGGTCAAGAAAGATATTGCTGCTTCCTTTGGTGATCCTGCTGTCGTCCCAACGGGAGTCGGTCTTCTTCATTTGTCATTCTCCAATCAGCTTGTATCGCCGTTTCGCAAGCTCCAGGTCGTTCTGACTTGTCTTCCGCGTTTTCTTCTCGAAGGCGTGAAGCACGTAAATGGCATCTGCGAACTTCGCCACATAAATCACGCGCCAGGCTCCATTGATATGGACCCGGATCTCATAGGCTCCTTTGCCCACGTCCTTCATTGGTTTGAAGTCAACCGGCATCAGCCCGTTCTGCACCCGGAGAAGCTCAGCGCCCAGCGCCTTGCGGACCTCCGCTGGAAACTCCCGCAGATCGTCCCGGCTGCTGCCAATGAACAAAATGGGCTTCGTTTCCATTCAAGCAATTATATCAATATTTATCTAACTCCAACAGCCGTCTGCAAGTCACAATTTATGCAAATGCCGGAGATGCAACCATGAGGTACATCTCCGTGTGTTCCGGCATTGAGGCCGTTTCGGTTGCGTGGCAACCGCTCGGCTGGCAGCCAGCGATGTTCGCCGAAATCGATCCCTTCTGCTGCTGGCTGTTGCGCTCGCGCTATCGCACATCGCGGCCCATCTTCATGCCCAGCCCGACCGATGCGCCGGACAGGAGAGAAGCCAAATGCCGCGCGGCAGCCATTCGCAACATCGTTGCTCTTCCTGTCTGCGGCGACGTGATCAACGCAGGGGATTTCACTCGCATAGGTAAAGAGGATGTGGGAACAATCGACCTTCTGGCCGGAGGAACACCTTGCCAGTCTTTCTCCGTCGCCGGTAAACGAGCGGGACTGGATGACCCGCGTGGCAACCTCACCATCGAGTTTGCTCGACTTGCTGATCGGCTCCGGCCCCCTTGGCTGGTGTGGGAGAACGTCCCCGGCGTCCTGTCAATCGACGGAGGACGGACGTTTGGAGCCTTCCTCGGCATGTTGGTCGAGTGCGGGTATGGGGTCGCCTACCGAGTTCTGGACGCTAGATTTTTCGGAGTACCCCAGCGACGGCGTCGCGTCTTCGTTGTCGGACATCTTGGAGACTGGAGAGGTCCCGCGGCAGTATTTCTTGAGTTCGCGGGCCTGTCGGGGTATCCTCCGCCGCGCCGAGAAACGCGGCAAGGAGCTGCCAGCGGCGTTGAAGTCGGCCCTGCTGGCGGTCGCCTCACAGACACTGCTCCTACCCTCGATAGGGGATGCAAGGATGGCTTCGTCCGCAATCAGCTAGGCGTCGGCATTCTTTCATCGACGGAGGAAATATCCCATTGCCTGAACGCTGGCGGCATGGGCCGACAGGACTTCGAGACAGAGACTTTGATCGCTCATTCGCTCTCAGCCGATGGCTTCGACGGGAGCGAAGACGGCACCGGGCGTGGAACGCCCGTAGTGCCTGTCGCCATCTTTACCGCACATACCCAGTCCAACGGCAGCGGCTTCTCCAAGGACATTGCTCACACATTGGAGAGCGGCGGTGCTCAGGCTGTCGCCTTTGCGCAGAACTGTCGCGACGAGGTGCGGCTGCACGGCGGAGATGGCAGAACAGTCGGCGCGTTGGCGGCGCAGCCAGGCGCGAAACAGCAATGCTATGTCGCCTTCTCTGTAAAGGACTCCGGTGCCGATGCGAGCGACGTCGCACCGACACTCCGTGGCATGGGCCACGATTCGAGCCATCCCAACGGCGGCGGCCAGGTAGCCATCGCATTTTCGCAGAACCAGTCCGGTGACGTTCTGGCCGGCGATGTAATGCCCTCGCTTGGAACAAGTCAGAATGCAACAGGCCGGAATGCGGCCACCGTCGCGTTCACGCTCCACGGCAGCGATGGGACGGCAAGCTCTGCTTCATCCACCGAAGTCGCGGGGAGTCTTCGTACCGGCGCTCCCGGCAGCATCGAGAACAGCTCGACCACGGCTGTGCTTCAGGAACAGTCCATCGCTTGGTCTGGAGAACTCACGGCATCGATCGATGTAGCCGGGACGCTTCAACGCGGAGGCGAAGGTGGACGTCCCGATGGCGTGATGACGCAGCAGATGGCCGTGCGGAGGCTAACGCCGCGCGAGTGCGAGCGATTGCAGGGATTTCCAGACGACTACACGCTCGTCGAGTACCGCGGCAAGCTGGCCTCCGATGGTCCTCGCTATAAGGC is a genomic window of Terriglobia bacterium containing:
- the dcm gene encoding DNA (cytosine-5-)-methyltransferase: MRYISVCSGIEAVSVAWQPLGWQPAMFAEIDPFCCWLLRSRYRTSRPIFMPSPTDAPDRREAKCRAAAIRNIVALPVCGDVINAGDFTRIGKEDVGTIDLLAGGTPCQSFSVAGKRAGLDDPRGNLTIEFARLADRLRPPWLVWENVPGVLSIDGGRTFGAFLGMLVECGYGVAYRVLDARFFGVPQRRRRVFVVGHLGDWRGPAAVFLEFAGLSGYPPPRRETRQGAASGVEVGPAGGRLTDTAPTLDRGCKDGFVRNQLGVGILSSTEEISHCLNAGGMGRQDFETETLIAHSLSADGFDGSEDGTGRGTPVVPVAIFTAHTQSNGSGFSKDIAHTLESGGAQAVAFAQNCRDEVRLHGGDGRTVGALAAQPGAKQQCYVAFSVKDSGADASDVAPTLRGMGHDSSHPNGGGQVAIAFSQNQSGDVLAGDVMPSLGTSQNATGRNAATVAFTLHGSDGTASSASSTEVAGSLRTGAPGSIENSSTTAVLQEQSIAWSGELTASIDVAGTLQRGGEGGRPDGVMTQQMAVRRLTPRECERLQGFPDDYTLVEYRGKLASDGPRYKALGNSMAVPVMRWLGQRIAAVDAILRESGARREP